A window of Companilactobacillus allii genomic DNA:
TAAAAACAGCTAGCCAGGCTGGCTACGATGGAATTGGCCTTCGTGCGGAAACTTACATCGATGCGGTAAATGAGGGACTTTCAGATGATGATATTCTGGCAATTTTAGATAAATATGGAATCAAATGTACAGAGGTTGAATACATCGTCCAGTGGTGTGAGGAACCAAGATCATACGAACAAAAATATAAGGAACAAATGTGTTTCCATATGTGTGAATTATTCGGTGTAAAACATATCAACACTGGTCTTATGGAGTCATATTCAGTTGATTATTCAGCTAAGAAGTTACAAGAATTAGCAAGTAGAGCTGGCAAGTGGATCATAGCACTAGAGCCAATGCCTTACAGTGGTCTACCAAATTTGGACAAAACTTGGAAAATCATGCAAAAGGCAGACTGTGACAACGTCATGATGCTTCTTGATATGTGGCACTGGGTAAGAGCGGGTCAATCTTATGATTTGTTAACTAAAGAACAAGCCAAGAAGGTTATTTCGATTCAAATTGACGATGCTTACACACGTCCTTATGCAGAATCAATTCTAAGAGATGAATCGATGCACGACAGATTGGCACCTGGAATGGGTGAGATGGATACCGCTGGATTCGTTAAGATGATCAAAGATGCTGGAGTGGATCCTAAGGTTATCGGTGTGGAAGTTATTTCAGACAATTATCTTGATAAGGGAATAGATTATACGGCTGATTATACATACAAAGGGACAATCAAAGTTTTGAAAGAAGCATGGCCGGAGATTCTAGAAGACAAAGTTAGGGAGTAATAATATGTCAGAAGCAAAAACAAAAACTAAAAATTTTTTACCAACGGCTTTAGCGCTATATTTTGCTTACTTTATGCTTGGTATTGCTTCTTCGATATTGAGTCAATATAAGACTGAGTTTGCGACGGCATGGGGTGCTCAAAACTTACCGTCTGGTGTTATTGATGTAAGTATGGTTGTCTCCGTTGTAGCAGCATTTGGTCTTGGAAGATTAATCGCATATCCATTTGCAGGTCCTGTTTCTGACAAATTAGGCAGACGTGTCAGCGGATTGATCGGAACACTTTTGTACGCATGTTATTTCTTCGGTATAGCATTCTCCCCATCGTTTTGGTTCGCCTATGCCATTGGTGTTTTGAACGGAATTGCTAATTCGTTTTTGGATACCTGTGTGTCACC
This region includes:
- a CDS encoding sugar phosphate isomerase/epimerase family protein, which translates into the protein MTKSHPITISSWTLGDKCSFEDRVKTASQAGYDGIGLRAETYIDAVNEGLSDDDILAILDKYGIKCTEVEYIVQWCEEPRSYEQKYKEQMCFHMCELFGVKHINTGLMESYSVDYSAKKLQELASRAGKWIIALEPMPYSGLPNLDKTWKIMQKADCDNVMMLLDMWHWVRAGQSYDLLTKEQAKKVISIQIDDAYTRPYAESILRDESMHDRLAPGMGEMDTAGFVKMIKDAGVDPKVIGVEVISDNYLDKGIDYTADYTYKGTIKVLKEAWPEILEDKVRE